In the Equus caballus isolate H_3958 breed thoroughbred chromosome 14, TB-T2T, whole genome shotgun sequence genome, tgcccatctttctctactttatatgtgggacgcctaccacagcatggcttgccaagtctgcacccgggatctgaaccagcggaccccgggccgccaaagcggaacgtgcgaacttaactgctgcgccaccgggccagcccctagatagcTTCttaaattatctccattttgaaCACGAGAGAaaggaagttcagagaggttaggtaacttggctgggatcacacagctggtaagtggcagagctgggattggccATGCCGTCTAGCTCCAGAGCCCTGGCAGCATGAGTTAGTACATTGGTGATCTCCAGTGTAATCACTTTTGTTATATGACACATCTGAGTgtcattttctattaaaatttaaaatgtgacaatttaaaagtaaactttgaATCGGTCATGTGTAGCACTTCTAAAGCACCTTCTTTGGACATATTTAGAAAACCATTATTCTCATCCAGCCCCCTTAATTctcagctggggaaactgaggcccagagagggctggGGTCTGGCCTTGGGGTCCCACGAGGGAGGGACGGAGTTGTGATCAGAGTTCTGGTAGTGCCAGGGCAGTCGGTCTTCTAAGATTTTCGTTTTTAAAGCCCTGGATGAAAATAACACCCCATTTTCAAGGGCTTCCATGTGGCTGGGGTGTCATTAGCACTGCACACAGTCTTCTGAGCCGTACTTTCCATCTGGGGAATGGGGATGTTGGCATTGTTgggacttgcccaaagtcccccagtgAGTCGTGGCTGGTTTCCAGTCCTGATAACTAGGATCTTAGTTTGAAAGAAGCTGAAGCAGTGGAAAGAACCTGGCTGCTGACTTACCACATGACTGTGGGCTCTTCTCCCGGGAGCCTGGGTTTCCCCAGCTGTCGTATGGGAATGTCAGCCTACACCAGCTTTTGCTGTGGATACTTTAAGAACGAACCTCTGCTCGGAAGCCCCTCATACACATTGCGGCCCGCTGTGGATGAAGCAAGGGGGCCCTGCTTTCTCTCTTGACAGCCAAGGACACCTGCCCTGGACCCAGGGCTTCAGGGTGCACAGTTTGAAATGTACTGTGTTAGATGATTTCAGTTTCTTCCAACTCTATGATGCCACCaaaatatttattccaaagaAGAGGAGACACTTCTGAACCAAAAGACAAAAACCCAGAGTGTAGCAAGAGCACTTTGCACCTTTTTGCCCCGGGTATCCGTTAGGTACCAATTCAGAGTTTATTACTAAACCCTGCGCCATGTGATTTTTAAGGCCTCTTGACTGATGCTTAGAGATCTGCCTTTGAACTTGGACAGGTTTCTCCCCATCTTTCACTACTATCCTCAGCTTGGGTGGCCTCTTGAGAAGGGTCAGAAGGGTTTTCTGAGTTGGTTGGGGCCCCAGATGAGCAGTACTGGGCCTGAGGAATCACGGTCTAATGGCATACTTGACTGGGAGGACCATAAGAACTGGCCAACCCCAACCCCTTCATGAActggaggggaaactgaggcctataATGGGCAAGACTGGCCCATGGTCACCCACTAGTCAGTGGTGAAGCCAGGCCTGGAACCAGTCAAGGGCTTTCCCTCCACCCTCTGTTGTCTCAACAAGACCCATTCTAGGTCCTCCCATGTATTGCTGAGTTGGGGGCCTTTAAATTGGCACAGCCCTTTAGGAGGGCAGCTTTGCAATATCTGTTAACGTTTAAAATGTACCTGTCTGTTTCCCCACGATTTCCATTGTATGAATTCAAGGtatagaaatattttcacaaGTTCTGTAAGATATGTTCAAGTATGCTTACTCTAGCATTGTTGTgctaatagtgaaaaattggaagcaacctcaGTGTCCATCAGTGGGGGATTGAGTAGATGTGTGGTACATCCACACTGTGGAAGACTGTGtagctgttaaaaagaatgaaggaagtcTCTGTGTGCTAAGATGGTGAGACGTCCTGGGCATTTGAAAGTGAAATACAGCCACACCAATTTATGTAGTATGATGCCATTTAGGGGAATTGCTTTTCATTTGTCTGTCTGGGAAAAAGCCTGGGTAGATGCCATCCTGCTCACAGTGCTCTAGAGGTTGGAGACAGTAGGGGGCCTTATACATTCTAATTTTATTCAGAAAtgtttgccctttttttttttaatggtgtgtctatattactttttcaattaaaaaaaaaaacacttaaaagaaGGCCCAGGCTTGAGCAAACTCTAGGATCAGCAAACTGCAGCCCATGGGCCAGGTCATCCAGCGtgcagcctgtttttgtacagctgAGAACGGTTTGTACGTGTTTAAAGGGTTGTAAAGACAATAGGCATACAGAAGAATTTGCTGCCAAGTCCACACGGCCACGTGTGCTCTCTGGCCCTTTGCAAGAAAAGTTGGCTAAGCACTGGTCTGCAGGAAAGGGGAAGGGTGTTGTGAGTAAGACTTTTGGAGCCTGAACTCTTCCCCACTGTGACTGGGAGGATCTCTGCTTCCTCCCCCAACACCCCACTTCCTTTTCCTGCAGGAGTTCAGTTTGACATTGACCTGCCCAACAAGAAGGTTTGCATCGACTCTGAGCACAGCGTGGACACTCTGCTGGAGACCCTGGGGAAAACAGGAAAGGCCGTTTCCTACCTCGGCCCCAAGTAGCAAGGGCCTGGGCCCCTGGCCCGCAGGATGGACCAAAGCGGGCAGGTGGGTGAGGCCCCAGCacttcaacaaaatatttcattatctaCTGCAAATCGCATGTTCCTGGAATCCTTGCAGCCAACTGCGAGTAGAGAGAGTACTATGTAATGTCTCCCAGGGCCCCCTTTATGACTTGGAGGGTGCAGTTCTTGATCAACAGGGGTTAAGTTAAGAGCTATGTGTTTTTGCTTTGATAAATTGGCTGTCCTATCAGAGATGACACCTATGCCCTAGGCCTCGAGCCCCTTGCACTGACCAGGTAAGTTACTTCATACTTGGCCTCTCTCCCGACTGGAAACTGCTGTGGGCTTCCTGAGCATGCCCTCTGCCCAGACCGGTGCAAAAACAATCGCGTGTCTAAGCTGGACATTCTCTTTGATTTTACGTAATCTGGAGGGGCAGGTAAGAGGCACAGGGCCAGTACTCTTCACTGTGAAACCAGGGCAGACCTTACTCATCGATCCAACGTTCCTGCCCTCTGTTCCCAGCCGCATTCTCAGACTCCCTCACAGCATAGCCCTCCTAGCTGTCACCGCCCATGGAGTGCATTTGATGGGGCAGTTACAATGATTGTCGCATCCCTGATGTGGTTCAGTGCTCCCACTGTACTTGAGAAGgatgaggcctggagaggggaagtgacttgcccaaagccccACAcaggtgagtggcagagccaggaggagagtCAGGCATCCTGAGTTGGAGCTCTATAATGGTTGGTGGCATTGTCTCTGTGAGTGGGCCCACGGAGAGCTCCCCAGGCAGCGGCCAGCTACAGCTGACTGGCCAGCTGTGACAGTCCCCTTTGAGTATGGCCTCCTTCCTAAAGGTGTACCTTGGAATCTGAGCCATGGCAGTGTCTTGTAGTATGGTGACATCACATGCAAATCGTGAGATGTCGCATGTGTCTTTTCCTTATCCCTTTTCTGTCCATTTTTCCTTATCCCTTTTCTGTCCATGGATACAGCCCATGTTCAGGAAGGAGCCCAGGATGAATAATCGAAATTCTGGGATTctaattccagctctgccctcattTCACATGCGACTTTGGACACTTCCTATATTACTGAGACTCAGGcctcccatctataaaatggggctacaGCCTCTACCCCGCTTTCCTGCCATGTGGGGGTTCCTGTGAAATCTCTCTGAATGTGAGGGATGATCCTTAAAGGGAGGATAATGTTTCTACCATGCTGTGCATCAGTGTTCACCACCTGGTTCCTACACCCCTAGGGTTTTGAGGGAGGGTGAGTGGGTGGGATTCTGGGCCCCACATTTGTCCCCACTAGCCCTGTTTCATATTGGGTCTCCATGTAAGATTAGATTGTTTGATAAAAgtgctctggggctggcctggtggcgcagcagttaagtttgcacactcttcttcggtggcccagggtttgctggttcggatcccaggtgcagacctatgcactgcttgtcaagccatgctgtggcaggtgtcccacatataaagtagaggatgatgggcacagatgttagcttaggctcagtcttgctcagcaaaaagagaaggattggcggtagatgttagctcaggactaatcttcctcaaaaaaaataaaaaatataaaagttctcTGAcaagaagggatggagggagggaagatgaaAAACATCCTGAGCAGGCTATCCACATGGGGGAGCCCCAAGATAGACGCCTTGAATTGGAAACAGCCTGAGCATGTGAATTTTCTTTACCTACAAAAATAACACCTGCCAGTTGTAAACCTTGTGTAGCTTAATGTGTATTTTTCTCATAGTagtttttttttactgaggtgaAGTTCATATGACAtagaattaaccattttaaagtacagCATTCTGTGGTATTTAGAGCATTTACAATGTTGTACGAACACCACCTCTCTCAAATTTCAACACTTTTTTATCACTTGAGAAAAACTCCTTGTACCATTGAGTTATCGCTCCCCacttccccctctcccagcccctgctaACACTGATCTGGTTTCTGCCTCTCTGGATTcgcctattctggatgtttcatatgaAAGGAATCATACGATGTATgactttctgtgtctgacttcttgCCCTTAGCAtcttttcaagattcatccaacTGCGGCCTCTGTCAgtacttccttcttttctatggctgaataattctcacagtggttttgttttgttttgtttgtttttttcctccccaaagccccagtacacagttgtatatcttagttgtaggtcattctaattcttctctgtgggatgctgccacagcatggcttgatgagtggtgtgtaggtcaatgcccgggatcagaacctgtggaccccaggccactgaagcggagcgcgtgaacttaaccactatgccaggggccggccccctcacagtagtttttattcatttattttagcttttttacTATAGGAAGTTTCAAACGTACAAGTAGTAAAATGAATCCCCGTGTACCCATTACCCAGATCCAACAATTATCAAATCACTGCCATCACTGTCTCATCTATGGCCCCcccatattattttgaagcaaattctagACACCATGTAGTTTTGTGTGTACTGTGTCAGTAACCACGTGTCGTAAGGAAAGGCTCCTG is a window encoding:
- the ATOX1 gene encoding copper transport protein ATOX1; translated protein: MPKHEFSVDMACEGCSNAVTRVLNKLGGVQFDIDLPNKKVCIDSEHSVDTLLETLGKTGKAVSYLGPK